The proteins below are encoded in one region of Reichenbachiella sp. 5M10:
- a CDS encoding SusC/RagA family TonB-linked outer membrane protein, translating into MNPTLLNPKKIRRALQCLVFVFVLMGGTAAWAQDQRIQGQVLDATGSSVIGATVLVKGEASIGSITDISGKYTLNVPAGAETLVVTSIGYATQEVTIGGRSVIDVTLVEDVQELNEVVVTALGVERETKALGYSVQEVQGDDMTEARETNMVSGLSGKVAGVQVTNSGSGVGGSARVTIRGESSLNINANQPLFVVDGVPISNQVQGASGSGNLEVDYGNAAGEINPDDIATVSVLKGPAAAALYGSRAANGAILITTKSGKSTKGIGITINSNTTFENPLRLPEWQNQYGQGNNGQFAFVDGSGSGTADGVDESWGPSMDGQLIPQFDSPRDVDGYRGGDLNAPDGSSIIPTAWDKSPDNINDFFQTGVTLTNSISISSSSDKGNVRLSYTNLDQKGMIPNTDLKRNTLALNTGVNLTDKLKVNASINYINTESGNRPAISYGTESLMYLWIWYGRQVNTKNLSNYWMPGLEGTRQFNYNYNYHDNPYFTTYENTNGQSKDRVLGNVSATYKFTDELSLMVRTGLDVYNELRDRKRAFSTQRFPLGMYREDRLYFNERNSDFLLTYNKQFGQNFGLTVSAGGNQMSQTYNYNETVAPQLLIPNIYNFSNSAVNLQVSQTDTEKKINSLYGYAQFSLKNMIFLDVTGRNDWSSTLPVQNNSYFYPSATLSAVISDMVNLPSPVSFVKLRAAYAQVGNDTRPYSLTNVYISETAWGSTQAKTESSTLANADLKPERTSSFELGADVRFFKGRLGFDFTYYDNRTRDQIIPIALDISTGYNSRIINAGEIQNNGIELMVNATPIQLSNGLTWDMGVNFTRNRSKVIELAEGLDAYTMTERNGAYVQAREGERMGEIYGVGFARVEDESSPYYGQIIHSSEGTPLRGSDLENQGNYNPDWMMGLQNTLSFKGLSLGFLFDIRQGGIVVSRTKTIGSTSGQLKETLYGRADGYDLSVEGNGIVSEGVVENADGSYSPNTVKVASRNWHNRYYERNNVEAAKYDASYVKLREVKLSYSMPNKWFVNTPVRTVKVSIVGRNLALWTENPHFDPDVMAMSGGTLQPGIENMSYPSARSYGFNINIQL; encoded by the coding sequence ATGAATCCAACTTTATTGAATCCTAAAAAAATCAGGCGAGCCCTACAGTGCTTGGTTTTTGTTTTCGTTCTGATGGGTGGGACTGCTGCATGGGCGCAGGACCAACGCATCCAGGGACAAGTATTGGACGCTACAGGTAGCTCTGTCATCGGAGCAACTGTACTCGTCAAAGGAGAAGCTTCTATAGGGAGTATCACCGACATCAGTGGCAAGTACACACTCAATGTCCCGGCGGGTGCTGAGACCTTGGTCGTGACGAGCATTGGGTATGCGACCCAAGAAGTAACCATCGGTGGGCGTAGCGTCATAGATGTCACGCTCGTAGAGGATGTGCAAGAGCTCAACGAAGTGGTGGTGACTGCTCTTGGTGTGGAGCGAGAGACCAAAGCACTCGGGTACTCGGTCCAAGAAGTGCAAGGTGATGATATGACCGAAGCACGAGAAACCAATATGGTGAGTGGCCTAAGTGGCAAAGTTGCAGGTGTACAAGTGACCAACTCTGGGTCAGGTGTCGGCGGATCAGCGCGCGTCACGATCAGAGGGGAGTCCTCACTCAATATCAACGCCAACCAGCCGCTCTTCGTAGTGGATGGTGTACCGATCAGTAATCAGGTGCAAGGAGCATCTGGAAGTGGCAATCTCGAAGTAGACTATGGCAATGCCGCAGGCGAAATCAACCCAGATGATATCGCTACAGTGTCTGTCCTCAAAGGTCCCGCTGCAGCAGCGCTCTATGGATCACGGGCAGCCAACGGTGCGATTTTGATCACGACCAAGTCGGGCAAGTCGACCAAAGGAATTGGTATCACGATCAATTCAAACACAACCTTCGAAAACCCACTACGCCTTCCAGAATGGCAAAACCAATACGGACAGGGCAACAATGGGCAGTTTGCCTTTGTGGATGGGTCTGGATCTGGTACGGCAGATGGTGTAGACGAAAGCTGGGGCCCGAGTATGGACGGTCAGTTGATTCCACAGTTTGATTCTCCACGTGACGTGGACGGCTACAGAGGAGGAGATCTCAATGCTCCTGATGGCAGCTCGATCATTCCTACCGCTTGGGACAAGAGCCCAGACAATATCAACGACTTTTTCCAGACGGGAGTGACGTTGACCAACAGTATTTCTATCTCTTCGTCTAGTGACAAAGGCAACGTGAGACTGTCCTATACCAACCTCGATCAGAAGGGGATGATTCCGAATACAGACCTCAAAAGAAATACTCTGGCACTCAATACAGGTGTGAACCTCACAGACAAATTGAAAGTCAATGCCTCGATCAACTACATCAATACCGAAAGTGGCAACCGCCCAGCAATTAGCTATGGTACGGAGAGTTTGATGTATTTGTGGATCTGGTATGGACGTCAGGTCAATACCAAAAACCTGAGCAATTATTGGATGCCGGGGCTGGAGGGTACACGTCAGTTCAACTACAACTACAACTACCATGACAACCCGTATTTCACGACTTACGAAAATACAAACGGCCAATCCAAAGATCGTGTATTAGGTAATGTGTCTGCAACGTATAAGTTTACAGATGAGCTGAGCTTGATGGTGCGTACAGGACTCGATGTGTACAACGAGCTTCGTGATAGAAAGAGAGCATTTAGCACGCAGCGTTTCCCACTTGGGATGTACAGAGAGGATCGTTTGTACTTCAATGAGCGCAACTCCGACTTTCTCTTGACATACAACAAGCAGTTTGGACAGAACTTCGGTTTGACGGTCTCTGCAGGGGGTAACCAAATGAGTCAGACATACAACTACAACGAGACTGTAGCACCACAGCTTTTGATTCCCAATATCTACAACTTCTCCAACTCAGCAGTCAATCTGCAAGTCTCCCAGACCGATACGGAGAAAAAGATCAACTCGCTGTATGGATATGCGCAGTTTTCGCTCAAGAACATGATATTCTTGGATGTGACAGGGAGAAACGACTGGTCGTCTACACTACCTGTTCAAAACAACAGTTATTTCTATCCCTCGGCGACATTGAGTGCGGTGATCAGTGATATGGTGAACCTGCCTTCTCCCGTGTCTTTTGTCAAGCTGAGAGCAGCGTATGCTCAAGTGGGTAACGACACGAGACCTTATAGTTTGACGAATGTCTACATTTCTGAGACTGCATGGGGATCGACGCAAGCCAAGACAGAGTCTTCGACTTTGGCGAATGCTGATTTGAAACCAGAACGTACTTCTTCTTTCGAGTTGGGCGCGGACGTGAGGTTCTTCAAAGGTAGATTAGGCTTTGATTTCACCTACTACGACAACCGCACCAGAGACCAGATCATTCCGATCGCATTGGATATCTCTACAGGGTATAATAGCCGTATTATCAATGCTGGTGAGATTCAAAACAACGGAATCGAACTCATGGTCAATGCTACACCGATTCAATTGTCCAATGGCCTGACTTGGGATATGGGTGTCAACTTCACCCGAAATAGATCGAAAGTCATCGAGCTGGCTGAGGGGTTGGATGCATATACCATGACAGAGAGAAATGGCGCCTACGTCCAGGCTCGTGAAGGCGAGCGAATGGGGGAGATCTATGGGGTAGGTTTTGCTAGAGTAGAAGACGAAAGCAGTCCATACTATGGTCAGATTATTCACTCGTCTGAGGGGACACCTCTCAGGGGTTCTGACTTGGAAAACCAAGGTAACTACAACCCTGATTGGATGATGGGATTACAAAATACGCTTTCATTCAAAGGCTTGTCCTTGGGGTTCTTGTTTGACATCAGGCAAGGAGGTATCGTCGTGTCACGAACCAAAACCATCGGTAGTACTTCTGGACAGCTCAAAGAGACGCTCTATGGTCGAGCAGACGGGTATGATCTCAGTGTAGAAGGCAATGGTATCGTCTCTGAAGGAGTCGTAGAGAATGCGGACGGTTCGTACTCACCCAATACAGTCAAAGTAGCCTCTAGAAACTGGCACAATCGCTATTATGAGCGAAACAACGTCGAAGCTGCCAAGTACGATGCGTCTTATGTCAAGTTGAGAGAAGTCAAGTTGAGCTACAGCATGCCCAACAAGTGGTTTGTCAATACACCTGTGCGTACCGTCAAAGTATCTATCGTAGGGCGAAACCTCGCGCTATGGACCGAGAACCCACACTTCGATCCTGATGTGATGGCGATGAGTGGTGGTACACTACAGCCAGGCATCGAAAACATGTCTTACCCTTCGGCGAGAAGCTATGGGTTCAATATCAATATTCAACTCTAA
- a CDS encoding helix-turn-helix domain-containing protein, producing MNNIVVSWIGNKIKSLRNQKNLSLLELSNQSKISKSLLSKIENSRTIPSLPVFINILESLEVAPKDFFEDMYLRNGHNFTVVKKEDRKTIEKEDRVGFKYQSIINQSLLNLNVDIVHLTVEPHAEYEPTSTDGYEFKIVLSGKIEYIIGEESTVLEEGDSIFFDARIPHYPKASEERVQLLVIYFLFP from the coding sequence ATGAATAACATAGTAGTCAGCTGGATTGGCAACAAAATAAAATCACTCCGCAACCAAAAGAACCTCTCTCTACTGGAGCTCAGCAATCAATCCAAAATCAGCAAAAGCCTGCTGTCCAAAATCGAGAACTCACGCACCATCCCCTCCCTGCCTGTCTTCATCAACATCCTCGAATCACTCGAAGTAGCACCCAAGGATTTCTTTGAAGACATGTATTTGAGGAATGGACACAATTTCACAGTCGTCAAAAAAGAAGATCGGAAGACCATTGAAAAAGAGGATCGCGTGGGCTTCAAGTACCAATCCATCATCAACCAAAGTCTACTCAATCTCAACGTAGATATCGTACACCTCACTGTCGAACCTCATGCCGAATACGAGCCCACAAGTACGGATGGTTATGAATTCAAAATCGTCCTATCCGGAAAAATAGAATACATCATCGGTGAGGAAAGCACTGTACTCGAAGAGGGCGACTCCATATTTTTTGATGCACGTATCCCCCACTACCCCAAAGCCTCCGAAGAGCGTGTGCAGCTTCTAGTGATTTACTTCCTCTTTCCCTAA
- a CDS encoding alkylphosphonate utilization protein — MNLEQELQNRSGSKCELCSSTDTLSIHVVSPKSGQDLSENTLLCSTCIEQIQNQDKIEPNHWHCLNDSMWSETPAVQVLAWRMLNHLITEGWAQNLLEMLYLDDETLSWAKEGMIVDQQKAIKHIDSNGATLTAGDSVVLIKDLNVKGANFTAKRGTAVRNITLTHDNPEHIEGKVNGQHIVILTKYVKKS; from the coding sequence ATGAACCTAGAACAAGAATTGCAAAACAGAAGTGGCTCAAAGTGCGAACTCTGTAGCAGTACAGACACCCTCTCCATACACGTCGTATCTCCCAAATCTGGTCAAGACCTCTCCGAAAACACGCTGCTGTGCAGCACCTGTATCGAACAAATCCAAAACCAGGACAAAATCGAACCCAACCACTGGCACTGTCTCAATGACAGCATGTGGAGCGAAACACCCGCGGTACAGGTACTTGCTTGGCGTATGCTCAACCACCTAATCACAGAAGGCTGGGCACAAAATCTCCTCGAAATGCTCTACCTCGATGACGAAACCTTGAGTTGGGCCAAAGAAGGCATGATTGTCGACCAACAAAAAGCCATCAAACACATCGACAGCAATGGCGCTACACTTACTGCGGGTGATTCGGTCGTACTCATCAAGGACCTCAATGTCAAAGGAGCCAACTTCACAGCCAAACGTGGTACGGCGGTTCGCAACATTACCCTGACCCACGACAACCCCGAGCACATCGAAGGCAAAGTCAACGGGCAACATATTGTAATCTTGACCAAATACGTCAAAAAAAGCTAA
- a CDS encoding DUF4328 domain-containing protein has translation MNRLEPNDQRAKIAIALIWIVVALDVLSMISSFIQYELLESIANGDIVSDEEATLNDLREQVIGYVSIGVFIISGVTFIQWFRRAYANLHQLVKNLNHSEGWAAGSWFTPIIGLYRPYQIMKELYTETEKFIIKHRPTYHTDNPDKYLGIWWTLWIISNISGQILIRYTRNAETLDQLINMTLLSIVDLLIAIPLGIIAVQVIRNYTNMEQVLHTLSLSSSSPTTEPTSPMTNPSED, from the coding sequence ATGAACAGATTAGAACCGAATGACCAACGTGCCAAAATTGCCATTGCCTTGATATGGATAGTCGTTGCTTTGGATGTATTGTCCATGATCTCATCCTTCATTCAATACGAACTATTGGAATCCATCGCCAATGGTGACATTGTCTCTGATGAAGAAGCTACTCTCAATGATCTCCGCGAACAGGTCATCGGTTATGTCAGTATTGGGGTATTCATCATTTCTGGAGTGACCTTCATTCAGTGGTTTCGTCGAGCCTATGCCAACTTGCATCAGCTAGTCAAAAACCTCAACCACAGCGAAGGATGGGCTGCTGGCAGCTGGTTCACTCCCATCATCGGACTATACAGGCCTTATCAGATCATGAAAGAACTGTATACCGAAACAGAGAAATTCATTATAAAACATAGACCTACCTATCACACAGACAACCCTGACAAATACCTCGGCATATGGTGGACCCTTTGGATCATATCCAATATTTCGGGACAAATACTGATCAGATATACTCGAAATGCTGAAACCCTTGACCAACTGATCAACATGACCCTATTGAGCATAGTTGATTTACTCATCGCTATTCCATTAGGAATAATTGCCGTACAAGTAATCCGCAACTACACAAACATGGAGCAGGTACTCCATACGCTTTCTTTGTCATCGTCTAGCCCTACTACCGAGCCTACATCACCTATGACGAATCCCTCAGAAGACTAG
- a CDS encoding peroxiredoxin: MKIKIIVFTLSAMLILTCIGWLFWQHEMRYALPTPVPLGHVEVGVGEYVGVSDLMEIDRSRYSLLHFFNAECPCSRFNMRDFQRLARVYQDSVQAYVIVQSEDAEAVAEFRDKYELDLPVVWDRAGVISDRCGIYATPQGVVLDKSSRIYYKGNYNQARFCTRKETRYIDKALTKLIAGEQLPLDLFQGMRQAYGCQLPSDLGKKAGYVEQGKRILGLYNERRNARAGY, encoded by the coding sequence ATGAAAATCAAAATTATAGTATTTACACTGTCAGCAATGCTGATATTGACTTGTATAGGGTGGCTGTTTTGGCAGCACGAGATGAGGTATGCGCTACCTACGCCTGTGCCACTGGGGCATGTGGAAGTAGGGGTAGGAGAGTATGTAGGGGTCAGTGACCTCATGGAGATCGACCGGTCCAGGTACAGTTTGCTCCATTTTTTCAATGCAGAGTGTCCTTGTTCGCGTTTCAATATGAGGGATTTTCAACGGTTGGCTCGTGTGTATCAAGACAGTGTACAGGCCTATGTGATTGTGCAATCGGAGGATGCGGAGGCCGTGGCAGAGTTTCGAGACAAGTATGAGTTGGATCTTCCCGTTGTGTGGGATCGAGCCGGTGTGATCTCAGACCGGTGTGGGATCTATGCTACTCCTCAGGGCGTAGTGCTAGACAAATCTTCGAGGATTTATTATAAGGGCAATTATAATCAAGCAAGGTTTTGTACCCGCAAAGAGACACGGTATATCGACAAGGCACTGACCAAACTGATCGCGGGGGAGCAACTTCCGTTGGATTTGTTTCAGGGTATGCGGCAGGCATATGGCTGTCAGTTGCCGTCTGATCTAGGGAAAAAGGCGGGATATGTAGAGCAAGGAAAACGTATATTAGGATTATATAATGAGAGAAGGAATGCAAGAGCAGGGTATTGA
- a CDS encoding cell wall metabolism sensor histidine kinase WalK yields MTKNRYTILILATLILLPLLLYSLWQVQSLEEDEQTANEIYDKQMETILFSLNQYADDMMESWVRKLTNDRYPLAQNASDLLLANESIQMLVLRQMSNRSDSICVNDYVLSTDSTHRFVRQWYDSKDSVLHQLTQYLDAGFQKIHPANDWHTIDGLQPAQSGITVMLYDRDSILYNALFILETNYWIEQTLGAKMNEAAQDNLRLAVIQSSGSTDQSHVLFSTEPFDLHKDYIQNDLWILPSTALAIQTKGVSYAELIRSRSRNNLYILLTSLLTMLVGATLMIRNIQNTVKIAQLKSDFVSNVSHEIRTPLSLIKMYAETLMLGRLPSEEKKQHYYHVIHHEAGRLTYLVNNILDFSQIEANKKTYHKEPADLNTLVQLLIRRYTHTLTDKQMKSSLTLSDTPLPVKLDIQAFDEALSNLIENSLKYRGESNEIIVSTYLEPDHACCAVTDHGIGISESAQTKIFDKFYRVENALTQKTKGAGLGLSLVQHIMAAHDGKVTVDSQLNKGSTFTLHFPLNTTHS; encoded by the coding sequence ATGACCAAAAACCGCTACACGATCTTAATACTTGCTACACTGATCCTGTTGCCACTACTGCTCTACTCGCTTTGGCAAGTCCAATCCCTCGAGGAAGATGAACAAACCGCCAATGAAATCTATGACAAGCAAATGGAAACCATTTTGTTTTCGCTCAATCAATATGCCGATGACATGATGGAGAGCTGGGTACGCAAACTCACCAACGACAGGTACCCTCTCGCGCAAAATGCGTCCGACCTCCTACTCGCCAACGAATCCATACAAATGCTCGTTCTGAGACAAATGTCCAACCGCTCCGACAGCATCTGTGTCAACGACTATGTACTGTCTACTGATAGCACACACCGCTTCGTCAGACAATGGTATGACTCCAAAGACTCGGTCCTACACCAGCTCACGCAGTACCTCGACGCGGGTTTTCAAAAAATACACCCTGCCAATGACTGGCACACTATCGACGGTCTACAGCCCGCCCAATCCGGGATCACCGTCATGCTCTATGATAGAGACTCTATTCTCTACAATGCACTCTTCATCCTTGAGACCAACTACTGGATCGAACAGACGCTTGGCGCGAAAATGAACGAAGCGGCACAAGACAACCTCCGACTAGCCGTCATACAATCCTCGGGATCGACCGACCAGTCCCACGTGCTATTCAGTACAGAGCCCTTTGATCTCCACAAGGACTACATTCAAAACGACCTGTGGATACTCCCTAGCACTGCACTAGCGATACAAACCAAGGGCGTCAGCTATGCTGAACTCATCCGTAGCAGAAGCCGCAACAACCTATACATCTTGCTCACCTCTCTGCTGACGATGCTCGTCGGAGCTACCCTCATGATTAGAAACATCCAAAACACCGTCAAAATCGCCCAACTCAAATCCGATTTCGTCTCCAATGTCTCTCATGAAATCCGCACCCCGCTCTCGCTCATCAAAATGTATGCAGAGACTCTCATGCTAGGCAGACTACCCTCCGAAGAAAAAAAACAACATTACTACCATGTGATCCATCATGAAGCAGGGAGACTTACCTACTTGGTCAACAACATTCTGGATTTCTCCCAAATAGAAGCCAACAAAAAAACCTACCACAAAGAGCCAGCTGATCTCAACACCCTCGTCCAACTACTGATTCGACGCTATACCCATACCTTGACCGACAAACAAATGAAGAGCTCACTCACCCTCTCTGACACCCCGCTCCCTGTCAAGTTGGACATACAAGCCTTTGATGAAGCCTTGTCCAACTTGATCGAAAACAGCCTCAAATACAGAGGAGAAAGCAACGAAATCATCGTCTCCACCTATCTAGAACCTGATCATGCCTGCTGTGCCGTGACAGACCACGGCATAGGCATCTCCGAAAGCGCCCAAACCAAGATCTTTGACAAATTTTATCGGGTAGAAAATGCCCTGACTCAAAAAACCAAGGGAGCTGGACTAGGGCTGAGTCTCGTCCAGCACATCATGGCTGCTCATGATGGCAAAGTCACAGTCGACTCTCAGTTGAACAAAGGCAGTACATTCACCTTACACTTTCCACTCAACACCACACACTCATGA
- a CDS encoding response regulator transcription factor: protein MIRILVVDDEPAMREGLTDNLLFEGYLVDNACDGKSALQKLNETHYDLMVLDVMMPEVSGFDVCKQLRNANNPIPIILLTAKGEEIDRVLGLEFGADDYISKPFSVRELIARIKAILRRTQHYKHDSTPRQFERIGQMDVDFKSYEAKIGHETIKLSHREFEVLHFLWDHRQQIVSRDDLLKNIWGYDEFPTTRTIDNFILRLRQKIETNPNDPKIILTVHGMGYKLL from the coding sequence ATGATACGAATCCTAGTAGTAGATGATGAACCCGCCATGCGCGAGGGACTCACAGACAACCTCCTCTTCGAAGGCTATCTCGTCGACAATGCGTGCGACGGCAAATCCGCTCTCCAAAAACTCAATGAAACACACTACGACCTCATGGTCCTAGATGTGATGATGCCCGAAGTATCTGGATTCGATGTCTGCAAGCAACTCCGCAATGCCAACAACCCCATCCCTATCATCTTGCTCACAGCCAAAGGAGAAGAAATCGACCGAGTCCTCGGTTTGGAATTTGGAGCCGACGATTACATATCCAAGCCCTTTAGTGTACGCGAATTGATCGCTCGAATCAAAGCCATCCTCCGCAGAACCCAACACTACAAGCATGACAGCACTCCACGGCAATTTGAGCGTATCGGTCAGATGGACGTAGATTTCAAGTCCTATGAAGCAAAAATCGGACATGAGACCATCAAGCTTTCTCATCGAGAATTCGAAGTACTGCACTTCCTCTGGGACCATCGCCAACAAATCGTCAGTCGAGACGACCTGCTCAAAAACATCTGGGGCTATGACGAGTTTCCAACCACACGTACCATCGACAACTTCATCCTCCGTCTACGTCAAAAGATCGAAACCAACCCCAACGACCCAAAAATCATCCTAACCGTCCACGGCATGGGTTACAAACTGCTATAA
- a CDS encoding helix-turn-helix domain-containing protein has translation MHSSFIQNANEKVRENLSDEHFGVSELAGAMDMSRSNLLRKIKSETDLSASQFIRQIRLEHGRELIRGKQHTVSEVAYQVGFGSSSYFIKCFREHYGYPPGELDRHMGVTDEPIIATDAQSIEKGIPKRWMYLMIVLVGFLGATGVYWLSQSREAVGLEKSIAVLPFKNDSNDSTNLYLINGLMESTLNNLQKIKELKVVSRTSVEKYRASTKTVAEIAAELPVSYFVEGSGQKIGDRIQLNIQLIEAASDRHLWSKRYVRQVGDIFELQQEIAKNIAAEIRVIITPEEESRIAQAPTDNLEAYDFYLKGVESLNKGNTQGVTEAVMYLEQALELDQEFGLAYAYLAFSYYYMDIYQTDKKHVKELSSAADKALLYSPNDPSSLIAKAYYFVQIKSYELAVPYLERALAYSPNSAQIINTLSDFYTNYIPNTAKYLQYALKGLQVNVEVKDSVTTSYIYLHVSNALIQNGFVEEANRYIDVSLDYNPENYYSNYVRAFIRCAETRDLEETVDLLLIELEKDTTRMDILQEIAKLNYYQKEYAMAEKYYDRFIRLRDAKGLDIYRHESLKIGDVFSRMGRVEEGERYVEVFREYAEQDHSMYQPLSMTAYHAYRGDTAQALEYFREFAEQDDFQYWILLFLKSDPVMESLFENPEFVQVYEQMNEGFWRHHEVLRNTLVEEGLM, from the coding sequence ATGCACAGCAGTTTTATCCAGAATGCAAATGAAAAGGTCCGTGAGAATCTGTCGGATGAGCATTTTGGAGTGTCCGAATTAGCGGGAGCGATGGACATGAGTCGCTCCAACCTCTTGCGAAAAATCAAGTCTGAGACGGATTTGTCTGCGAGTCAGTTTATCCGTCAGATTCGATTGGAGCACGGGCGTGAGTTGATACGGGGCAAGCAACACACAGTGTCGGAGGTTGCTTATCAGGTAGGCTTTGGTAGTTCGTCTTATTTTATCAAGTGTTTTCGTGAGCACTATGGCTATCCTCCAGGGGAGCTCGACCGTCACATGGGCGTGACCGACGAACCCATCATAGCAACGGACGCCCAAAGCATAGAGAAGGGAATCCCTAAGCGGTGGATGTATCTGATGATCGTGCTGGTGGGTTTTTTGGGTGCGACAGGGGTCTACTGGCTCTCTCAGAGCAGAGAGGCTGTGGGCCTGGAGAAATCGATTGCCGTGCTGCCTTTCAAAAACGACAGCAATGACTCGACCAATCTCTACCTGATCAATGGATTGATGGAGTCTACACTCAATAACCTGCAAAAAATCAAAGAGCTCAAAGTCGTCAGTCGTACGTCTGTCGAAAAGTATCGAGCCAGTACCAAGACCGTCGCTGAAATAGCCGCCGAGCTGCCTGTGAGTTATTTCGTGGAGGGGAGTGGTCAAAAAATAGGAGATCGTATCCAACTCAATATTCAGTTGATCGAAGCGGCCAGTGACCGACACCTATGGTCCAAACGATATGTGCGTCAGGTCGGAGATATTTTCGAATTGCAGCAAGAGATTGCCAAGAATATTGCTGCCGAGATTCGAGTGATCATCACGCCAGAGGAGGAGTCGCGTATTGCTCAAGCTCCGACGGATAATCTAGAGGCGTATGACTTTTATCTGAAGGGGGTAGAAAGTTTGAATAAGGGAAATACCCAAGGAGTGACTGAAGCGGTGATGTATTTGGAGCAGGCATTGGAATTGGATCAAGAGTTTGGATTGGCCTACGCTTATTTGGCATTCTCTTATTACTATATGGATATATATCAGACGGATAAAAAACATGTGAAAGAGCTGAGCAGTGCGGCAGACAAAGCACTGCTCTATAGTCCCAATGATCCGAGTAGTCTGATTGCCAAGGCGTACTATTTTGTGCAAATCAAGTCTTATGAACTTGCCGTGCCATATCTGGAGCGTGCGTTAGCGTATAGTCCCAATTCTGCTCAAATCATCAACACCCTATCTGATTTTTATACCAATTATATCCCCAACACCGCGAAGTATTTGCAGTACGCTTTGAAGGGGTTGCAGGTCAATGTAGAAGTGAAAGATTCGGTGACGACTAGCTACATTTATTTGCACGTGAGCAATGCTTTGATTCAAAATGGGTTTGTAGAAGAAGCCAATCGCTACATTGATGTTTCGTTGGATTACAATCCAGAGAATTATTATTCTAACTATGTGCGGGCCTTTATTCGTTGTGCCGAAACGCGAGATTTGGAAGAGACGGTTGATCTATTGCTCATCGAGCTAGAAAAGGATACCACCCGCATGGATATCCTACAAGAAATAGCAAAGTTGAATTACTACCAGAAAGAGTATGCAATGGCTGAAAAGTACTATGATCGCTTCATTCGTCTCCGGGATGCCAAAGGACTAGACATTTATCGGCATGAGTCTCTTAAGATCGGAGATGTGTTTAGCCGAATGGGTAGAGTAGAAGAAGGAGAACGATATGTCGAAGTGTTTCGAGAGTATGCTGAGCAGGATCATTCGATGTATCAACCACTCAGTATGACTGCATATCACGCTTACCGAGGAGATACGGCTCAGGCTTTGGAGTACTTTCGTGAGTTTGCCGAACAGGATGATTTCCAGTATTGGATACTCTTGTTTTTGAAAAGTGATCCGGTCATGGAGTCTTTGTTTGAGAACCCGGAGTTTGTCCAGGTGTATGAGCAGATGAACGAGGGGTTTTGGCGTCATCACGAGGTGCTTCGCAACACGCTGGTGGAGGAAGGATTGATGTGA
- a CDS encoding ankyrin repeat domain-containing protein codes for MKTNILKLTQSTTLILCLIASLCSCTGQSSSGQGQTSKGDTENNTSTTTPDMDLHTAVISGNTDVVKQHIQAGSDLNIPDPFGGSSPLITAALFDQVQIATLLLDAGAKINFTNNDGSTALHTAAFFCRKDIVGLLLDRGADRSIVNKYGATPLQSISGPFEEVVGVYQMMGKQLEPMGLKIDLKYLEQTRPEVATILKG; via the coding sequence ATGAAAACAAACATCTTAAAACTTACCCAATCTACTACACTCATACTATGTCTCATCGCCTCATTGTGTAGCTGTACGGGACAATCCTCATCAGGTCAGGGACAGACCTCCAAAGGAGACACAGAGAACAATACATCAACTACAACTCCCGATATGGACCTACACACGGCTGTCATCTCTGGCAACACAGATGTAGTCAAGCAACACATCCAAGCCGGTAGTGACCTCAACATCCCAGATCCATTCGGCGGATCGAGTCCTTTGATCACTGCAGCTCTATTTGATCAAGTGCAGATTGCTACACTTCTATTGGATGCAGGCGCCAAGATCAATTTCACCAACAATGATGGATCTACGGCCTTACACACTGCCGCCTTCTTTTGTCGCAAAGACATCGTAGGTCTACTACTCGACAGAGGTGCTGACCGATCCATCGTCAACAAGTATGGGGCTACCCCACTACAATCCATCTCTGGCCCCTTCGAAGAAGTCGTCGGTGTGTATCAAATGATGGGCAAACAACTCGAACCTATGGGGCTCAAAATAGACCTCAAATACCTCGAGCAAACCAGACCAGAAGTCGCTACAATTCTCAAAGGGTAA